TAggatttatagttagtagacatcaGCTAAGAACATATTTTGCCAAGACGGCTGGATCAAAGAGGCCTAAACGCAGCCATAGTTGTAGGCGTCCATTAGTTACATATAATTTATATCCAGGAattgacttttatttatatagttagTTGCTTtgtaacaatataattaatgtaatctTACTTTTGCAGCACGCTTCTCCCCAGAAGATAAATATTCCAGGCAAAGGATAACTATCAAGAAAAGATTTGGTCTACTTCTTACTCAGCAGCCTGAGCCTATCCATTAGTGACATCAATCCTTATGgatttatattatgattttaattattaattgtaagctacatataaattaaattttcaacaaaataaaatatgcttaatttcaaaataactgatgagggatATATTATCCCTACTTGTACcaactcgtaaatctatgttaACAGCCATATATGCAACTTTAATAATGCATTTATTATTCAGGTTGCATATTATATATGCCTGAGGCCCTAAAATAAAGACAGTATAAGCTCCACTTGCCTGAGACGGGATATATTTATATGTGATGTGGTCTGCTGCAAATAAAGAAACATGAGTAGAAATGTAtctattaagaaatttcttaaGGATTTTAGGAAACAAGCTGATTTTATATCAATCCATCTAGCTAGAGGGTTGGTCAATATTTGAGACAAACAAAAGCGTCTATAAGGGCCATACTTGGGTATTTTAGTCGAGGACGAACAacttttggatttaccgcccaaaaatcgttcgtgctcggctaaaatattatatagtacgcgcgttaacaactgagtcttagggccataaatcatttctctatatctatctcgcttgcacttatgggtcttatggagccgtctagtgaagggtgtaacaatgaaagacatattatcgataagtaaagtttattatcgtatcttgttcacaaaattaaaaaaattaacaatatttgatttaatataatacatatttcatattatataattattaactaaataaaattaatcttcatctgagtcttcatcatcagaatcttcgtcttctgccaaatttattataagcggcgcgtgatctctaattagagctttttgtaaatctttgttttgaagttcttcggcatgcctaacacatttggcccagtcttctcgtgtgacattttctatggctcggtggaggtgattttcgacatctgctatcttgaaggtattattattcttcgcaacttctccctttacttgtgcccaaattaattctattgggttatattgacagtgatatggagggagccttattacttcatgacctcgttcatttgccagatggtctaaagcgtagaccttctgcgggttactggcttttacttttcttattaattcttcaataatttcgttgctggaatatggaatctttttctttgtcaaccattcttgaatttcagctttcctcgtgtttcttgtgggtatcttttccaactgtatcgaatgatagcttgcgttatcgacaattataactgagggctcttcaagtagattcaggaattcggaaaaccatgccatatatgtttcgccatccatttctgtgtggtaatcagcatcctttgatttcaccgctttaaatattagcttcgcatctggaacgaagccagtccttgcagaacccgcatggcaaactattaatctttggccttttcccacaggctgattcttgaaacctccttcatcgttgcttccaagccacatcctctttcttgcatggttttgattaatccatgtttcgtctagatagaaacgtggtcgctgatcgttagttcttctaagtaaatccaatttccttaaaaagtccattctagcacaaacaatatcagttctttccattaaatatttacgtccttcgctatttttcttgtactggaacccaacctccttcagtagtattctcattgaagtgttgccgcatttaaaatcgggtaattgttcacggaatttttctaaaattttcgccacggatggatactctccattctcataaaatgaagctacagttcgcttcaacacacttttatcaaaatcgtcaatattagtgacggtttgtggtttcttaaaatttgttcttggtatacaggtactgcctgattgtgatacttccgtcttgattcggtccactgtcgctctgctcacaccacaaacaaatgcggccatttcacgtggtttgttgaaatttagagaagccactttattcggatcacttttcaattcattgagaaacaggaatacgttgtgaatcagtgttcgagcttgagggctaatatcgccatgtaatttcttcagatcaacgttagaaaataaagtatccatagtgcgcaacgagtaacacatgaatgtatttatttaattgcagtaaacacatttatagcaaaaaaaatacgcaatgcaattacattagaaaccgaccaatcagaatcgtccaaatcattattgactcatcattagcacgtgcgcaggtagccgtttatcgataattagggtgcgcaggtaggcgcgctgcacattcctatcttttttgacttttatgaccggacgactcagatgataacgcgcatactatagtaccTAGTGCGAACTATAACTTATAAGCCCAACtcttttttattgaatactgGTTAAGGAgtaaagtcagccactgacaatcaagtgagcacacatgcctgcagcgctaacggcattACAGCCAATAAAACTAATCGTGTGTTGATCGGGATGTGCATGGCATGACATGCAGATCACGACCAACACGCGATCATgggtcagttttatcggatggtgagtggctagcattatggTGCGTACCGCGTaatcaaggaacatatttacgcGTAATCAACCCTTagacctaataataataatatgtgcaGCTATAACCTTTATCAGTCAGCGAGATATCGTCTGCTTATTTTTTGAGTCTATGGGCGAAAAAAAGTTCATCGTCCGTCAGACGCACAAATTAATAagcaaattaatttaagtaagatcaaagaatttaatttattttaaactccctaaaataaatgcaataaataaaagtcAGGCTTGAGCTGGAGTATATTCTTTGGTTGAGATCTTTGGCAATTTACTTTTTGCTCTTTGGTTTGGCTTTGGTGTTCATTTGAATTTTGACGTTTGTGTTCGTGTTTGtgtcatttgtcgtctgtgactGTGTTTGTGTTCTGTTCATGGAAGACGAAGAAGGAAATAGTTTGTGTTTACTGTTTGTTCAGTTTGTTGTTCTTTACGCGTAAATAAAATCAACGGACGTGATTTTaggtgtaaaaaaattaaattcgtagACAGAAACATAAACACTTAATAGTGCAGCATGGCTAATAAAAGTgacgaattaaaaatgtattggaataaaattaactatgcATATCCAATTCTTAATGATACCCTTTTTACCGACTGCTCAGACGCCGAATATGAAGAAATACAACAAATAATAGTTGGTCTAGGTGTTCAAATAAAGATTCGGGACCTCATATTGATTCACACCGAGAAATATTTGCGTCAACATGTAGCTCCGTCGTTCTGGTCAAAGTTTCTAAAAACTGATGAAGAAGTAAAAGGATTCCAACTGTTCAAGTCTGCTGTTAATGATTTATACGAAGCCATGTCAAGCTTTTCACCTATGATCACCAGACTTGGTATTCTAAATAACAGCTGCTGTGATAACAAGCCGATTTATGGTGAACGCGACGTCATGTCTGGCTTCAAACAACTTCTGCGCGCTACACTTCTATCGCAACTACCTTTAGATTTCCAAGTTATAATTaatcatttttataaagtatcaTTCAATGTGTTTGATAATGCAGAATATGATAACTCGGACATGGGAGAGGATGTAATGTGCTCGGGCTGTTGGAATGAATACTCAGATTGCAACTGCGCCTACATTGTGAAAGTATTTCACGACACCAATCGTAAACTTGTAGAACTGACACTTCTTGAGAGATTAACAGGACAAGTGCTCACTAATTTTATACAACAGAGAATTGAATTGCACATACAGAAACTTTGCACTGGAACATTTGATGTGTCCCATATAGGGTTCTTAGAAAACTGGCTGGACACAACAGTAATGTCGTGGCTCACACGAATCTACTGTGCTGGTGCTTCAAAACCACACAAAGTTGACAAAGATATCCAAAATGCTGTGTCCAAGTTTAAACAGAAACTCAGTTACTATTTGTATCATATCTATACAAAATTACGAATTGACCAGCTGTTCAACATAATAATTGTGTATCCTGATTCTCAACCTGCTGTTGATGATATAAAATTGTGCTTAGATAAAACAGACCTCAGAGCTACTttgtgtaaaaaattacaaaatgcttTGGAGACAAGATTGTTGCATCCAGGTGTAAATACACCTGACATTTTAACAGCTTACATATCTGCCATTAGAGCTTTGAGACATTTGGATCCATCAGGAGTTATTCTCGAAACAGTTACCAAGCCTGTTCGCAACTATTTAAGAAACAGGGAGGACACTGTGAGAAGTGTTGTCAGTAGTTTAACTGAGGAAGGTGCAGGGAGTGAACTCGCTGAAGAGTTGGCTAAATTTGCAGCAGAAACTGATGAGGATCTTGAGAAAGAAGAAGACTGGGACAATTGGGTTCCGGACCCTAAAGATGCTGATCCTAAAGTTAATGGTAATGATAGAAAAGCAAATGACATTATATCCATGCTTGTAAATGTGTATGGAAGCAAGGAATTATTTGTAAATGAATACAGAACACTTTTAGCAGACAGATTACTCGCTCAAAGTGTTATCAACACtgaaaaagaaataagataCTTGGAATTATTGAAACTTAGGTTTGGAGAGTCCCAGTTGCATTTCTGTGAAGTTATGTTAAAGGATGTATCAGATTCTAAAAGAATCAATTCACTCATACAACAAGACAAGAACTTTGAATCACTAAATAATAAGTTTGCTTCCAATGCAATGATTTTGTCTGCACAATTTTGGCCACCATTTAAAGATGAAAGCTTAGAGTTGCCAGAGGAAATTAAACAGCATTTTGAAGCTTACACTAAGTCATATGAAGCACTCAAAGGAAACAGAACTTTAAGTTGGAAGCCACATTTAGGCAATGTTAATATTGAGATTGAGATTGGTGACAAGAAATTGGATTTAACAGTATCACCATTTAATGCAACCTTGATAATGCACTTTCAAACTAAACCTGAGTGGACATTAGAAGAGCTGCATCAAATCATGAAGGTGCCAATTACTATATTGAGAAGGAAAATAACTTATTGGCAATCTTTGGGGATCATATCCGAGAGGAGCACAGATAATTTTGCTTTAGTTGAGGGTAGTGATGGAAATAAGTCTAGTTGTTCCACAAACCAAGTACAAGAAATGATTTGTGAAGATGAGGAAAGCGAAAGTGTCATGGCATCCGCCCATGATCAGAGAGAAGGGGAGTTACAAGTATTTTGGTCCTACATCGTTGGGATGTTAACCAATTTAGATTCATTACCTTTGGAGCGAATTCATCAAATGCTGAAAATGTTTGCATCTCAAGCTCCAGGAACAGAATGTAGTCTCCAGGAATTGCGACAGTTTTTAGACACTAAAGTTCGCACACATCAACTAGTCTTACAAGCTGGGATGTATAAATTACCAAAGACTTGATTAATCTTTATTACATCTGTTTCATTCTTTTAAATCTTTGACAAATCAAGGCTAGGATTATGTTTTACAGAAAGTTTAACTATAAATCGTAACTATGTATATAAtacaaagttataaataataaatgtatataatttatgtacctacctacctgcctACTTAAGGAATTTTACTTTACCACATATATACTGCATATACTGGGACAGCTAGGTTAGATACTCGTAATGGTTGTAATATTACTGATTATGCTGAAATTAAACAAAGTTTTAAGtctcataaaattttattgttgcattgttttataaaaaatttggATATATTGATCTATCTGGGATATATTGTTAACATAAACAATGACAATTTAtcaagctttatattattatgttacattttagaataaaacaaataaggtaaattaataagttattatATACCATATTTTTAATACCGCGCCaatgacaaaaatataacatttttaatacttaataattataatacatactcTTGTCAGTCTTAGCAtctattaaatactgttaaaatagaaaattaaaacaaatccaTACAGCAAAGTGGCATTGTAGTCCATGGTGGAACAATATTATCATAAGACAGAATAGAAgaatactttatttgtatgcCTTTTTGGCCCATACTGAATTAGgctttgacaaaaaaaaactacatggtCCATGGTACCCAAATACAATAAAGCTAATATGCAACCTTGATCAATACAAATCAATTGGGCCAACAATATAGAAAAACAAGCCAGGATTTTTCCTTataaaaaacaagtttttatagatataaataactcataaataaaattggttTAACATTTAGGAGGTACGATGCCACAGGCAGACACACAAACATTAAACAGGGTTTGATaaacgaaaacataaaattgtattattctCAGCTGTTTGGAGGCGACAATGTCACGTGCAAGAATGTttacaattatgtaaattgataTATCTTGGCACCTCCACACATTTGCATACATACTGTGCAAAAGGCATTCAGGCATTTTCTACCACTATTTTGTGTTGTATCTATGAAGCGAAACATGTGCAACGTGCATCCTTGCATTAAATATCGAGACACGCGGCCGCGTGTCAGCCTGATTCGTACGGGTGACGCAGCGGCAGTAGTATCTTTGTATACACAATACACAAGTAGAATGTGTTGAGTTGCCAGATAATTGTAAAATACTTCAGTAATATTACAAACAACATAAACTATAGTGGAATGCATCAGTGTATTCAAaacatttgattttaaattaaatgcaaGCAGATCATTATGGCTAGAATTTCACTATGAATCTCAATTTCACTATGGATACTCAACAAAGAAAAATCATACTCTGAAATACCTATTATGAGTTATCAAAAAACTTCAGTTGTACAGTACACAATTAATGTGTAcctatatacataattaatgtGTATATAAGAGTAAGACTATGTGAATATACATaaaagctatgcttggagtatctctgagtgatcgaatcagaaatgagatccgcagacgatCCAAAGTAactgacatagttcagtgaatcgCGAAGCTGCAGTGCAGTGCagggttcgaagagccgatgaacgttaaggtcccaaggtgctagaatggcgaccccgcaccggaaagcgcagtgttggtcaacacCCCCACTAGGTCGACCGAGGACAtaaagcggattgcaggaaactgCTGGATGCTGCCTGTTTGAGattgttgtgcttggaagtccatgcaagaggcccatgtccagcagtggacgtgcatcggctgataataatgataaatgatgaagACTATGtatcatttataatatagtatgatttattttatgtcgactttattataaaattttgaaaaaaatctcatttaGAGTTTGGAATGTTAATCAAATCTCCATAGCaccaatttttttcattcagaCAAATGGCTATAAAACAAAGAATAACAGATCACTATATTGTGGCCCTAAATAAAAGTTcttaaaaaatgaattttaagaaatattcgAATTTCCTGAGATACTATTGACCAATTTGTGTAACTTTGCTTTTAACTGTAATCCAGAgcaaagtaaatgttttttcaaaGGTTTTTGAAACCATCAATAAATTCACCATACCGAAATACATTCATCCATCCAAATGgcatcagtagtttttgagaaatgACAAATGTATTCATACCTAAAAAAATTTCCAATATGAAATATTACAAGCTTGGTAATAGTTGACAAAACGAGCAAATGGTCCACTTTTCATTAATGTCTGGTTTTGATGGAAGGTttcagtcgtggctagttaccaccctaccggcaaatacatAATGCTAACCGCGATTTAGTTCCGGCATGATGTCTTGTAAAACCACTCAAGAGGTAAGAATTGAATTCTGTAACGTCTTCTAAGTTGCCATTTTAGACTGAATGCTCACTTATCAAATGAGATCGTAGTATAACTTCtcgtttagtaaaaaaaaaagagaactgttgtagataaattaaaaagcaaagtAGGTAAAACAAACAGCTTGAGTATGTAGAGGAATATTGATTTATAGCCGAGAccgttaaataattatttgagtAGTAAACGCAAACCGCATTACTGAGTCCTCTGTTGCGCGGTACAGTGGAGTGGATGTATGTCGACCAAGGGGAGCGTAAAGTTCGGGTCAGTGATGCGCAAATgccaatgaatgaatgaatgaagatCCCGCCTGCCTTCCTCGAGTACGGGtggtatttacatttattattataaaaagaaggTATTtctgaagaaagaaagaaagtataATGTTTTTACGACAGTGATAGTATCATTAAAAGGGTATTTGATCATATTTTTGTTAGCCAGCgtaaacaccgtcacgctgctagtcgttTTACAAagcaataatgttttatgttgtaattattgattatgaaTTGCTTAGTGTGAGCATTAAGAACATGTCAGGGGAGGTGAGTtttaatgcattctaaagggatcccttaaccctacacctaagggcacaagtcctgggacccgcttgaggtgtttcctctacaaAAAATGATGGttcaatcactgtcgctgctacccgtcacgttatGGGAGATCCTCACTCGTTCCCATGTCATTATATTATCCTTGCACCTCTGTACTGGGCAAGCAAGGACTCAGTCATGTAATTTGCTGATATATAAAAATCGCACAGCATCCAATTGGCTTATAACAAcagatatacataaaaatacattgGACATTTCAGTCCAATGTTAAAAATGTACTTAACATTGGACTGAAAATACCAAGTAAAAGCCGATTGTATTATTAGTGCCTTAATTTACAATTACTAGCACAAAA
The Bicyclus anynana chromosome 21, ilBicAnyn1.1, whole genome shotgun sequence genome window above contains:
- the LOC112044347 gene encoding H/ACA ribonucleoprotein complex subunit 3 — translated: MYLRYYLNENGDRQYTLSTIDPNGKPTLSAHPARFSPEDKYSRQRITIKKRFGLLLTQQPEPIH
- the LOC112044348 gene encoding anaphase-promoting complex subunit 2 → MANKSDELKMYWNKINYAYPILNDTLFTDCSDAEYEEIQQIIVGLGVQIKIRDLILIHTEKYLRQHVAPSFWSKFLKTDEEVKGFQLFKSAVNDLYEAMSSFSPMITRLGILNNSCCDNKPIYGERDVMSGFKQLLRATLLSQLPLDFQVIINHFYKVSFNVFDNAEYDNSDMGEDVMCSGCWNEYSDCNCAYIVKVFHDTNRKLVELTLLERLTGQVLTNFIQQRIELHIQKLCTGTFDVSHIGFLENWLDTTVMSWLTRIYCAGASKPHKVDKDIQNAVSKFKQKLSYYLYHIYTKLRIDQLFNIIIVYPDSQPAVDDIKLCLDKTDLRATLCKKLQNALETRLLHPGVNTPDILTAYISAIRALRHLDPSGVILETVTKPVRNYLRNREDTVRSVVSSLTEEGAGSELAEELAKFAAETDEDLEKEEDWDNWVPDPKDADPKVNGNDRKANDIISMLVNVYGSKELFVNEYRTLLADRLLAQSVINTEKEIRYLELLKLRFGESQLHFCEVMLKDVSDSKRINSLIQQDKNFESLNNKFASNAMILSAQFWPPFKDESLELPEEIKQHFEAYTKSYEALKGNRTLSWKPHLGNVNIEIEIGDKKLDLTVSPFNATLIMHFQTKPEWTLEELHQIMKVPITILRRKITYWQSLGIISERSTDNFALVEGSDGNKSSCSTNQVQEMICEDEESESVMASAHDQREGELQVFWSYIVGMLTNLDSLPLERIHQMLKMFASQAPGTECSLQELRQFLDTKVRTHQLVLQAGMYKLPKT